In Fusarium oxysporum f. sp. lycopersici 4287 chromosome 13, whole genome shotgun sequence, the DNA window ACTTCCCCTCCAGCACCCAACCCGCTCTCGGCAACTCTAAAGAGAATACCGCAAGCTTCTCCCACGGCGCTACTGGAAACCTGCCTTCTTACGGTCAAGCTACCTTCAGCAAGCCTCAGGATATTACGCCCAGCTACATGTCCAGCAAGGCAAAGGAAGCCACCTCCAGCTATTCCTCTAGCCGCCCCGATGACAAGACTCCCAGCTTTGGTTCCAGCATGAACAATGATATGTCATCAGGCTTTTCTCATGGCACTACCGATGACTTCTCACCTTCCAGCAAGACCAACTCCAACTTCCCTCCTAGCAAGGACCAAGATATGCCCGATTATGCTCAGCACCGAAAGTCTCTCAACTACTCCAAGTTCCCTCATGTCAGCAGCGATAATTCCGGCATTCAGTCCGGCTCTACTACCCTCTTTGGCAAACAAGCTCCCACCGGAAAGAAGCCTTCTATTGATGAGACCAACTACTCTCTCCAGAACAAAACAGATATCACTTCCGACTATCAGCACTTCGTTCCCCGTGAGGCTCCCAACCGTGGAATGCTTAGCTCTCAGGCCGATACCTCCGTGGGTAAGATGCCTCTTGGCGAACTGATTGACGAAAAGGATCAGGCGGGAGATAAGGCTCCACCAATCTCCGCTGGTGGCTTGAATGCCATGAAGTAGTGTCATTCATTCTAAAACAAATCCCCGACCTCACCATCTTTCCTTGTGTTGTTCAGTTTATGGTCACTTTACCAACCCTCTGAACGAGAGAGATCACGGAGATACAGCTTTTTCCCCAGGGACAGTCTGTATGTCTCGTTCAGAGCCTGGGCAAGGTGATTTCAGTCTCAACATGATCTGGAGTTTAGGCAAGCCTGGCGCATTTATAAAATACGGAAAACCAACCCACCATCGTTGGGATTGTAATATGCTTCGTCATCGGAAGACTGTCACCATGTAACATTATATATGAAATTAGTTTACGAGATTAATGACTTGATTTAATTGAATTATTCTATCAATCCATATTCCGGAGCGTGACTTCTGAAGACGCTACTTAGGTTTACAGACTTGGACTGTGTTACACGCTACTTCTTAGCCTTGGCTGATAAACGAGGACTGGTACAAGTCCGGGACCCTATAAAGGACCTTAGCACCACCCTCCATGAAGGAACTTCGAGGCAAGTGAGATAGTATTAAAGTGACTACTTACACATAAGCCAAAACGAACGTTGCCGTTGCACAGTCTGCATGGCCGATATTTGAAGTAAGCTATATCAATATCAGCCTTCCGTTAAGAGAGCGCTGGTGGTTGCTCACACTAAGAGTCCTATCTTCAAATGGCGTGCTGGCATGACGAGGTTCGTTATAATAATGGTGATTATAAGCGGCCTGGTCGATTCCCTGAtcgaaggaggagaaggagacgCACGCCCAGTTGTCGCGAACGCTCAGGTACGGGTTGCTCGCAAGGAGGCGAATGTAAACAGTGGCGCCATTCTTGCTGGTGAGTGAATATCCGACTATTCCTGCAGAGCCGACGAACGGTGATTGCGAAGACATTACATGACCGCCGTCTCCTTTCTGGAAAGGTTTGACCTCGACTCCTTTTAGTACGGATTTACGGCGCAGTTTGGTTGGAAGCTTACTGTTGTCGGGCCTGCGGCAAAATCGCCCCAGTCACTGAATGTGGTTGGGTTTGGGACTAGAGTGAACGGTGTTTGGTTATCGACAGAGAACAAGATCTGGTTTTTGGTCATTCTTGCAGCTGTGTTCAAGGGACAGCTAAATTTGAGAACTCTCCGGCCAGTGAGGAATGAGGCTATCGCGAGATCGCGAGCAAGTTCCAGGATATTATATAGCGTATGCTATTTCTCTTTCCGTTACCCAAGACAGAGTCAAATCATTGAGCCCACCGGCCAGACCCCTGTCTCCAAAACGCCAGTGCAGGAACGCCTTGTGAGGCTATTGACGACGCTAGGCCCTGCCATCCAATCACTCTAGCCCCAAAACCATGACTGCAGCACGACCGGCTACTCAGAGGCAGCTTTTCAAGCCACCGCGCTCAAAGTCCAATAATGATGCGCGAGTAGACACCTACCGATATTTTGAAGGGTTCAGCTGCTTGTGTGCTATTGATAAATGTTACCCTGAATTAATTGGATCAAGACAAGCGAACACCCACTATTGATTAGAGTAGGCAGAATCATTGGCAATGACGTGGCAGGACACGGCTATCACGGCACATGCTGGATGTACATGATTCTTTGAtagagagaaaagaagcatATCTATAAGACTAAATCTTCTGAGGCACATCGCCAATGCAATCAACCGAAACGGACTTATCCTAGAATACCGGACAGCGCACGCCATGGAGCATTGATCGATCAATCACTTATACAGGCGATTGAGAGCCATAGGATCCAACTCGGCGCTACAGAGACAAATAACGAGAACCAACTTGCAGCTTATGCTTATCTCACAAATTTCAACGTTTTCAATATGCACTAAATCAAGGTTTCCTCCGATAGAGGTCTGTCTGGCTATAATTAAGCTGAGGCCATGTGACTATGTTGGCTATCTCCAACTGAGGGGcatgaatgatgatgatcataAAAGCTGCATCATCTCACATTCTAGGTTCTCTTTAAACGTACTACCGCTTGCAGCATAGGATGAACGAAATGTCCACAGCACCGCCACCCGCGATCGCTCCAGTACAGTGGTGGAACCAGAAGTTCGTCCACATTTTGTGCCCGTACTGCGACAAAATCCACCAGCACGGTTTCACAGGCTatgatgttgatcaacaGCCTCGCGTGGCACATTGCAGCTACCGACTTTCGGGAGATCGTACTTATCGCTTCAACTTCCCATCAAACGGCTTCGAAATAGACAGGAACAACCTTTATTTCGTATCGGGCGGCGTGAGCTTACCGGAACAAACCCCTCACGATCAGCTTGAGAGCTTAAGATCAAGGTTCCGAGAGGCGGTTGATGACAAGCCTCTGTGGGGAGACGTGGGCGGAGCTCAACACGAGGCAATGGATCGCATCGTCAGCAACATGGTCCGAGGCATTCTCGAACCCCTTCTTGAGTACTAAAAAGACAAGAGAGGTACCCAAATTCACAGCACTTTTCTAAATGGTGTCGAGTCATGGGAACCACCTCCAGACACGCATTtccatgaagatgacgagtgggaggatgaagagaccCAGTCTCGTCCAACCTCCGGCAAAACTGTTTTGCAACTTGCCGCGTGCGAATCACACCCCGAAGTCGTCAGACTCCTCCTCGAAGAAGGAGCCGACGCCAATTCTGCTGATCTAGACGGCCGAACTCCTCTTATGGAAGCGGCTCTATGGGGTCGACTAGAGAACGTGGAGCTTCTCTTGGAGCATGGGGCTGATGCAGATTTGCTTTGCATTGATAACGATACACTACGTCGTGCGGTCGATTTTGCAAGGCCAACACGAGAAAATTATCAAACACGAAGCTCTAACAGGTTGTACAAGGAGAATGTTCATCAGTTGGACATTCATCGAAGGGAAATTGTCCGACTTCTTGAGGGTCAGGCTGCTCAGCCTGCTATGCAACTTGATGGTTTTTCATTCTCTTGCCGGTCAAATGAGGGACGGTCACTGAGTCTGACGACCCATTACAGCCTTCCAACAGAGTGGAAGACAGTCGCAAGGTTAATCCGCGGTGGAAACTTCCCTGAAATATCTGCGATGAGCGGTTGGGGTCACGACGAAGATGATTTGGTTCATGTTGCCGGACGGGAATGGACGAACTGGGTCCTTGGCCTCTGCAAGATGATAGGGTTTACGCCAGAACGACATAATTATGACAACGGGACGCCCGGAAGATATTATGCTTGCCACGCCGAGAAACAGCTTATCACATATTTCGTTTATAAGCACTGTTTTATGGATCAAGAGCTGGCTGTTCCTCCGAAGCCAGAGGACGAACTTACTTTACTCATCAAGATGATGTCGCAAACTGGATTCTCCGATGAGGCGTGGCAACGATGTCTGACTGATCGTgttgagaaagaaagaaaccACATGTATCGCTCAAGGCTCGTGGCTTTGAACAACGTATTTCCGGCTCATCggctgaagaaggctgatGTTCTTGTCAGTCGACCCGTTTGTGATGATTGCAGGGCGTTTCTACGACATGTGAATGGTCAGTTGGGCTTAGAACTACGTTTACATAACTCAACCGTGGATACGATTAGCTAAGACTTCGAGTTGAAACGCAAATGTTGACAATCATTGCTATATGCCAGCGATGACGGGATTTTATGTTGAAGGTTACTATCAATTTTTACTCCAGCGCCTATCGAAGAGGTAAAGGATAATTGGTCATTAaacttccttcttcttcttcttcttcttcttcttcatacGGTCTCACTAATGTGGATATTTTGCTTGAAAAGATCACATGTTCGTCATCTTTGTTCATAAATCGGATATCCGGAAGTCTGGTAAACGTCATAAATATGGATCACCAGCGGGATATAAGTGGATACAGTCTCGGCGCTCAAGAGCCGTATCTCCAGGCATGAATGTCTTGTTTTGATCTACCCAGACTTTCACCAATTTTCAAAATGTCGGATCCCAGGTCGCCGCATCTCAAGAATCGCGATACCCCTCCCTGGGGCCTTTACCAGCGCGAGAACTTTTGGAAGTTGAACAATGGCCATGTTCCACCATTTAACACGCGTATGGCCTTCTGAATCATTTTTTGTGACTTGTGAATTGACAATCCTAGATCCTGATAAACTTGAAGAActcgccaagaagaagctgacGGAAAATGGCTGGCTCTACGCATCATCCAACGCTGGCCTGTCAGATACCCATCTCGCGAACCGTCAGGCTTTCTTCCGACATAAGATAGTTCCTCGTCAGCTTGTAAACACCAATGAGCGATCTACCAGAACTACCATTTTTGGCCATGAGGTCTCTGCGCCGTTTGGAATTGCGCCTATTGGGATCAACAAGATCTATCATCCGCAAGGCGAGCTTCCTGTTGCTAAGGTCGCCGGTGAACTTGGCATTCCTTACAGTCTCTCGACTGCGGGCTCCTGTCCGGTTGAAGATGTCGCTGAAGCAAATGAGGCTGGTCGGAAGGTTGCACAGAATAGCGAAGAGAGTCGCCGCATCCCTGAGGGCCCTCGATTCTTCCAGCTCTATATGCCTCATGATGACGAGCTAACGCTGTCATTACTCAAGAGAGCATATGAATCTGGGTTTTCGGCATGTATCTTGACAACGGATACGTGGCAACTCGGATGGCGACATGACGATGTTGCGACGTCTAACTACGCCTTCTACCGCGGCATCGGTGCCGACTTGGGTCTGTCGGACCCCATCTTCCAGAAGCGTTTGGCCGAACATGGCATCGATCCAAAGAATCAGCCCGCAGAGGCTGGAGCACTCTGGATCGACAACGTTTGGCACGGCCGCGCATGGTCTTGGGAGAAAGCTGTCTGGGCGCGAGAGAAGTGGCAGGAGATAAGCGGCGGAAAACCGTTCTTGATTAAAGGCATTCAGCgcgttgatgatgctgtgaAAGCAGCTGATCTGGGTTTTGAGGGTATCGTCGTCAGTAATCATGCTGGACGCCAGGTTGATGGAGCGATTGGGAGTCTTGATGCTCTGGAACAGATTGCTGAAAAGGTCGGCGATCGTATCGTTGTTACTTTCGATAGCGGTGTCAGAGGAGCTGCTGATATTGTCAAGGCTCTTGCTCTGGGCGCCAAgtttgtctttgttgggAGATTGTGGATCTGGGGACTTAGTATCATGGGAGAGCATGGAGTCAGGCACGTGTTGAAGGGACTGTTGGCAGATCTGGATATCCTGATGAATGTCGCGGGGTTGAATAaggttgaagatattgataAGAGTCTTATACAATCCCAGCCTGTAAGCTGCAAGAGCAAGCTATAGGTTACAGATACGAACACAGGATAAGAAGAAATCGAAAGACTCAGTTCACTTTCAATAGCGAATACAAAGTTCATTCTTCATCCTAACATGCTGGTTATACTCCAGGAAGCTTGCAGCGCCAACTATCGGCCTTGGTGGTTTTTCCAGATCCATCCCATTTGCTCTCATACGGGTAGGGGCAATACTCTGGAAATTGTTAGCTCATTGCGTTAAAGAGGCCTGTGGGAAAACTTACTTCGCTGTGCGGTAGCCTTGCCTGGAGTCTCACTGCTGCCAAACTTGGCGCCAACCATAGTCTCGGGTTCTTGATCCTCCTCAGCCCACTTCGTCAGAGCCAGCAAAACATTCTCTTGAGCCGTCAGTCTATCCTTCTTCAACGGATATACCTGGCCGATATCGAATGCACCAGGACCTCCTGAGCAGTGATACATCCCTGGAACAAAGAACAGTCGGTAGAAGGAGTGCATATCATCTAGCGTGGCATTTAGGTTGGCTTGTACCTTGGCGTAGTACTCAGCTGGCAATTTGGGCGTGATGGTTTGGTCAGCTTGACCATGGTAGGAAATGATCTTTCCTCCTTTGGCGTAGAACTTTTGAAGATCGCCTTCTGCGGCATTGACGCCGCCTGGGTTAAGTTTGGCGGCAAAATCCATGTCTTTCACGGTGAAGTTGTGAGGTGTCCAAGTTGAGTCATTGTATACAGCACCACGCCAGAAGTCCTAGGAACCCTTATTAGCTCTTATTCTACATCCATGGATTCTATACGTACCTGTAAGACTTTGTAGTTCAGCTCAGCAGTGCCGTTGATCTGGTTGGCGGAGAAGACGCTTGTATCAGCACCCAGAGCGAACCCTGGGTACACAATGTTGCCCTCTGAGTCCGCAAGAGGTTCGTATGCAGCTCTGACAGACGCTACTTGCTTGGGTTTTAGACAGAGCGAACTGTTGAGTATACCAGTGCCACAGGCCATGACCACTGGGTCGAAGGCATGTGCGGCCGGGTTGTCGATGATaccatcctcaacaccatccagAGGATCAAGCAGCTCAATCTGTTTTTCCACAATCGCCTTCCATTGTTCTGGTCGAACATATGCATCAGAAGAAAGACCAGGCCATCCAATCCGTCGAGCCAGTATGCCTTTTGACGCCACAATGTGAAGCCAGTCGATGCCTGGAGCTCCAGCGAGAATtccatcaaagtcatcgGGGTAGAGCTGGGCATTCTGTAGGCCTTGACGGCCGCCTGTGCTGCATCCTTGGTAATAGCTCTTTGAAGCCTTCCTTCCATAGTATTGCTCCGCGATTTGCTTTGCAACCTTCGCCTCGACGTGAATTCCTCTATGGCCAAAGTCGTTGATAACCTCTGGCTGGTTCAGGAAGAAGTCAAACCCCTGTTCGCCATCATGGCCTGTGTTGGTTCCGAAGCTTGCGAAACCAAGTTGAGCTCCATTTTGGACAGTTGGGAAATCTATACATCCTCCGATGCCACCTGTCCCTGTGGCCAGTAGACGTTCGTTCCAGTTGTCAGGAAGCCATGCCTCGATGCGGACCGAGCTGGAGTCGCTTGTTGAGACATTTACAACTACTCTGCAGAGGTCCGCTGTAATGTTGGCCTTGAAGCCTGGGCCTCCGCAGGATGCTACTGTGTTGGGAAGGGGGATGACATCCCCGACAGAATGATGCTGGGCTGAGGCGATAGTCCCGTTGGGAATGGGCAGGCTCTCGACTGAGCACTTTGAATGTGACTTCGAAAGAACTGGAGACACGGCCAGTGTTGCAAGACACAAAAGTGTCTTACCCATTGGAGAGACCATCCTGCCAAAGTGGTCTAAGGGCATGTGTCAAATTATCCCTGTCTCAGAATGCCTCACCGAAGATGATAACATATTTATACATCTCGCCGGCAAACTACAAGAGGGGTTTCGGTAAACTTTGAGCCCGACAACAGGATCATGACGGTCTAGTCCATTCCTCGTTATGGCAGATGTTCATGAAGATCTGCTGGGGAAAAGAAGCCATGTAACCTCCGCATTTCGGTCTCGGCGTCCGTGGCCGA includes these proteins:
- a CDS encoding lactate 2-monooxygenase codes for the protein MSCFDLPRLSPIFKMSDPRSPHLKNRDTPPWGLYQRENFWKLNNGHVPPFNTHPDKLEELAKKKLTENGWLYASSNAGLSDTHLANRQAFFRHKIVPRQLVNTNERSTRTTIFGHEVSAPFGIAPIGINKIYHPQGELPVAKVAGELGIPYSLSTAGSCPVEDVAEANEAGRKVAQNSEESRRIPEGPRFFQLYMPHDDELTLSLLKRAYESGFSACILTTDTWQLGWRHDDVATSNYAFYRGIGADLGLSDPIFQKRLAEHGIDPKNQPAEAGALWIDNVWHGRAWSWEKAVWAREKWQEISGGKPFLIKGIQRVDDAVKAADLGFEGIVVSNHAGRQVDGAIGSLDALEQIAEKVGDRIVVTFDSGVRGAADIVKALALGAKFVFVGRLWIWGLSIMGEHGVRHVLKGLLADLDILMNVAGLNKVEDIDKSLIQSQPVSCKSKL